A window of Symphalangus syndactylus isolate Jambi chromosome X, NHGRI_mSymSyn1-v2.1_pri, whole genome shotgun sequence genomic DNA:
cttggcagagacataaccaaaaaagagaatttcagaccaatatccttgatgaacattgatgcaaaaatcctcaataaaatactggcaaaccgaatccagcaggacatcaaaaagcttatccaccatgatcaagtgggcttcatccctgggatgcaaggctggttcaacatacgcaaatcaataaatgtaatccagcatataaacagaaccaaagacaaaaaccacatgattatctcaatagatgcagaaaaggcctttgacaaaattcaacaacccttcatgctaaaaactctcaataaattaggtattgatgggacgtatctcaaaataataagagctatctacgacaaacccacagccaatatcatactgaatgggcaaaaactggaagcattccctctgaaaactggcacaagacagggatgccctctctcatcgctcctattcaacatagtgctggaagttctggccagagcaatcaggcaggagaaggaaataaagggtattcaattaggaaaagaggaagtcaaattgtccctgtttgcagatgacatgattgtatatctagaaaaccccattgtctcagcccaaaatctccttaagctgattagcaacttcagcaaagtctcaggatacaaaattaatgtacaaaaatcacaagcattcttgtacaccaatcacagacaaacagagagccaaatcatgagtgaactcccattcacaattgcttcaaagagaatcaaatacctaggaatccaacttacaagggatgtgaaggacctcttcaaggagaactacaaaccactgctcaatgaaataaaagaggatacaaacaaatggaagaacattccatgctcatgggttggaagaatcaatatcgtgaaaatggccatactgcccaaggtaatttatagattcaatgccatccccatcaagctaccaatgactttcttcacagaattggaaaaaactactttaaagttcatatggaaccaaaaaagagcctgcatcgacaagtcaatcctaagccaaaagaacaaagctggaggcatcacactacctgactttaaactatactacaaggctacagtaaccaaaacagcatggtactggtaccacaacagagacatagatcaatggaacagaacagagccctcagaaatgatgccgcatagctacaactatctgatctttgataaacctgacaaaaacaagaaatggggaaaggattccctatttaataaatggtgctgggaaaactggctagccatatgtagaaagctgaaactggatcccttccttacaccttatacaaaaattaattcaagatggattaaagacttacatgttagacctaaaaccattaaaatcctacaagaaaacctaggcaataccattcaggacataggcgtgggcaaggacttcatgtctaaaacaccaaaagcaatggcaacaaaagccaaaatcgacaaatgggatctcattaaactaaagagcttctgcacagcaaaagaaactatcatcagagtgaacaggcaacctacacagtgggagaaaatttttgcaacctactcatctgacaaagggctaatatccagaatctacaatgaactcaaacaaatttacaagaaaaaaacaaacaaccccatcaaaaagtgggcagaggacatgaacagacacttctccaaagaagacatttatgcagccaaaaaacacatgaagaaatgctcatcatcactggccatcagagaagtgcaaatcaaaaccacagtgagataccatctcacaccagttagaatggccatcattaaaaaatcaggaaacaacaggtgctggagaggatgtggagaaataggaacacttttacgctgttggtgggactggaaactagttcaaccattgtggaagtcagtgtggcgattcctcagggatctcgaactagaaataccatttgacccagccatcccattactgggtatatacccaaaggactataaatcatgctgctataaagacacatgcacacgtatgtttattgcggcactattcacaatagcaaagagttggaaccaacccaaatgtccaacaacgatagactggattaagaaaatgtggcacatatacaccatggaatactatgcagccataaaaaatgatgagttcgtgtcctttgtagggacatggatgaaactggaaaacatcattctcagtaaactatcgcaaggacaaaaaaccaaacaccgcatgttctcactcataggtgggaattgaacaatgagaactcatggacacaggaagaggaacatcacactctggggactgttgtggggtggggggaggggggagggacagcattaggagatacacctaatgctaaatgacgagttaatgggtgcaggaaatcaacatggcacatggatacatatgtaacaaacctgcacattgtgcatatgtaccctaaaaccctaaagtataataataaaaaaaaaaaaaagaaatgtcagaaCCTGTGAAATAGGGAGAGACAAGAGTTGAACTTGCCTGAGAGTTTTCAAGCCTAGCTGACTTGAAGAAAGAAGACGCCATGAACAGAAATTAGCAAGACAGGTAGAAACACTGGTTCAGGGAGTTTTGCTTTTGACATCTTGGGTTGGAAGTAACAATGGAAGGTCCAAGTGAAACTGTGTAGTAGGCAATTGAAGATGtagaggtggaggttgggagAAGGGAAGGCCTAGAATTGAGTTGGCTTGGTGTAATGGTATATAATGGAGCTctgggagtcaggagacctgggaCTTTGCCTCTTCTCTGCCACTAACTTACTGAGTCATGAGCAAgccacctctctgggcctgtttccttcACCGTAAAGTGAGGGGGTGCACAGACCCTATATGATCTCTGAGGTACTCTCAAGGACTATGAGTCACCTGCATGTATGTTTTCTCCAAGGCAAAATCAATAGTCTGATGAACAAAGGGCATTAAATAATCCCCAAATGCTATGACTCTGTGACCGATCTCAGGAATGCCATTTACTTAAGGAGCAAAAGAGAAGTCAGCAAAGGAGATAGAAAGTAATCAAAGAGATAAAAGCATGAGGAGAGAAATTCTAAAACAAGAGGATAAAATAAGGAACTAAAATTAAAAGTATcacaataaataagataaatatttacATCAAATAATGACAAAGGGATAGCAtgtatattaagtaaaaaatacatttagataTATAAGAATACCACTAGGGTGCCAATTGAAGAAAGATGCAAAGAGTAAACATATGGGAAAGAGTTCAATCCCATGagtaatcaaagaaatgaaaaaatatgaaaataatgttaAACCATCTAAAAAGATTTCTTCTAAAGTCCAATGCTAGCACTGCAAGGGAACTGGAACAACTCATATGTCATTGTGGTGTTGAAAACTTTTGCAGTCCTTTCGGCAATCACGATCCATAAAAACATTCATGCTCTTTGGTCTGGTAATACCACTCCTGGGAATTTGTCCTAGAGACagaattacaaagaagaaaaaaagtcatacaCATTAAGATGTTCAAAgcacagaaaaattgaaatatatctaaatattcaATAATAGGGGAATAGTCAAATAAAATGTAATCTACTGACAGGTGTAATTTTATGAGGCAATTGAAATAATAGATATGAAAGACTATAGCAACCAGGGAGAATATTTACAATAAAAGgtttctaggccaggcgtggtagctcatgcctgtaatcccagcactttgggaggctgaggtgggcagatcacttaaggtcagaagttcgagaccagcctggccaacatgatgcaatcctgtctctactaaacatacaaaaatcagccaggcgtggtgatgtgtgcctgtaatcccagctactcgggaggctgaggcaggagaatcacttgaacccgggaagtgaaggttgcagtgagctgagaattgtgccactgtactacagcctgggtgacagagcaagactccgtctcaaaaaaaaaaaaaaaaaaaaaaaaaagaaaagaaaagacaaacgaCAGCAGGGTTAAGGTGTCAGTGataatgctttgttttttttttgtttgtttgtttgtttttaagatgggatAAAATAGGTAAtagaagagatttgaaataatGAAGAGAGGTAAACAAAGGAATAAGAAAGGGGACCACCTCTTATTCTGGAACTtcagggaagaaagggagaaagacaggGCAAATATAGAGTAGTTATCATGAATGATAACTGGAAGATGAAGCATTAGAGCTTCTCAGTTTTGCAGGAGGCAAGGTAACTCTCTTAAGAGATCACAAGAAGGAGATGAATTTGGGGACTTGTGGAGGTGGAAAAGACAGGAAACAGCTGCTGTGGAATGTTCACTAGGAACACACCAGGCTAAGAGGAATGAGAGCTTAGGCAAAGTTCCAGGATGTGAAGTTTTAGTGGGTCAAGCCAGCCTTGTCCTCTGGCTTCATCTGCAATTTCCTCCAGTCCTAGAAGAAAGGAGATTGGCCCAAGGTGAAAGTCAAGGTGTTTAAAGCTAAAGTACAAGGGAAGACAGCCCTAAAGTAACAGACCAGAAAGTTCATCTCGATTAAGCATATGGGAGTTAAATAGACTGAGGAAATGGAGGAGGCTGAGTCACTTGGGATGGAAAGAGCAGCTTTATTGGGTGGGGACAGCAGGTTGGGGGAGGTGATGGGCAAAGAGGCCATGGTCATAGGAATAAAAGGAAGAGAGTGCAGATGAGGAACAGTGTATGCAACAGTGGCTGTGAGGCTGGGAGAACTagtaagaagaggagaaaaaagccGGTAAATTTACTCCTAATGGCAGGAGTCCTGCATAGCAAGAAGGTCCTGGATATCTAGGGAGAAAGTGGGAgcctttcaaaatacaaaaagggAAATTTAGGGGAACtgaagtcattttttttccttcagtccaGCCCCAGCCCTACTCTACAGAGAGAGACCCTTAGAAGCCAATAAGAAGTTGGTATCATTAGATAAGTAAGAGATCAGAGACAGGTCAGCaagggtgggaaaaaaaaaaaagaaaggcaaggcTGGGGTCTGACTCAGGAGACCAACAGGCTGGAAGGTGATTTCAAAGGGAGAAGGCCTGTAAGTGTGAGCCCACCCTTCTCAAGAATGCCTGCCAAGAAATTCTTACTTCCCAAGGCTTAGGGGTTAGCTTCTCAATTTCCAATGCACCCCCCTCCCCTCTGCAACTTGATCCAATAAGCCTGTGAGTGCTAAGATGGCACTGGAAGAGAGAAGCAATGAATGGGTGGGAAACTTTAAAAAGAACCTTCCCAGTCCTAGTGCTCCACCCTGGCCTCAAAGTCCTGAAGCCTGATCTGAAAGAGCTGGTGAcagatttatcatttatttggggCAGGACCtagagaaagggaagagatgaGTGAAACACTAGCTCCAGGCGTCAATTCTTGTCACCACCTTCCTCTGCACAAATCTGCTCTACTCCTCAATGCTGGAACTTACAGGCGTAGACGTGAGAGCTCCACCCCCTCAGTCTGAGCCATTCACTTGTCCTTTTGTTAAGTACAGGAGAGCTGTCATATACATGTTCTCAGCAAACATCATAAAGAAGGTCCAGTCCCATTCCTGTCCCAAAGGCTGTTATCAGCTAAACTCCCCACCCTATCACAGGACTTGAATTCATGCTGCACACCAGTTCAACAGTGTCAGGCCCCCAGCTACATGCGGGGACTGTGACAGGCAGGCTCCCTGGGATCACACCCTATTCCAGCATGTTGGTAAGCAAGACTATGCTGTCTTTGAGGGAGAACCAGGAAGTCGGTGTGGGTGCTACATATGGCACATCCTCAGCATCTGTGATATGGAAGTTGCCTCCACTTCCTGATTCTGGTTATCACCATCAGATATGTCAGGCCAATCCTGAGATGACTCTGCCTGATCCACCCCTTCAGCTGAATgctctggtctggctggagaaaCACATGCTATAGGAGGCTGCGGGGGAAATGGGACAGGGAAAGAGGACTGGGGAAGATTTTCAGGAAGATTGTAGGACCAATGGCCCCAGGAAGGGACAGAAACAACGAGAAAGGAGTAGAAGATTGGCATTGGCTAAAAAAGGGTCGGCAACTGAAGCGGTTATGAGAGACGAGGTCACTCATGATATCCCTGCCTCCCTGCAACCCTCAGGGTGAGGGCTTCTCTCCAGAGCCTGGAAAAGAGGAGGAAGCGCCTTACCAGGTATCATTATTGGGTTCCCTCACCTCTGCCCTCCACTCATCCCCTTTTCTCTCACTTCCCGGCTTCCCGTGTTACAATCTATCTGCCCTAGGAGTAGAGCAGCTACTGTCCTGGGGGGTGGCCGCCCACCTGCAGCTGCTATCCTCAGGCAGGGACACTAGTGCCAGGGAAGAGGCAGCCGTGCGGGGCTGGGGCTTGCCACCAGCACAGAGCTGACGGAGCTGACGTCGATATTTGTCCCCAGTGAGCATGTAGAGCACAGGATCCAGGCAGCTGTTGGCACTGGCCAGGGGCCGAGTCACTTTGTAGACCACGTTGACAATGTTCAGCACTCGGCAGTCAGCTTCCAACAGCCTGGCCAGGTAGTAAACGGTGCGGGTGATGTGGAAAGGCACGAAGCAGACAGCGAAGACGGTCAGCACCACAGCTATGGTGCGGAGGGAGCGGAGGCGAGAAGACGACTGTGCAGCGCCTGGCAAGGGCTGATATAGGCGACGGGCCATGAGTCCATAGCAAACAAGAGTGACCAGGCAGGGCATGCCAAAGAGCAGCCCCATGACCGCTGAGCTGAAGTGCACATAGTGGTCGAACTCTTCAGGCCGAGTGGTGTCATGGCACAGGACGGTGGTCCCTTTGGTGCTGGTTGTGACGAAGAACAGGTTGGGCACGAGGCAGCCGGCTACGACCAACCAAACTGCCAGGCAGAGAAGGCCTGTGAGGCGAGGGCGTCCCCAGCGTAGTGCCCGAAGTGGGTGGCAGATGCCCAGGTAGCGGTGCACGCTGATGCAGGTGAGGAAAAGGACGCTGCAGTAGAGGTTCCAATAGAAAAGAAAGCGGACGAACTTGCAGATCTCAGTGCCAAAGGGCCAGTGGTTGTGGGCTGCATAATAGTAGATGAGGGTGGGCAGCGACAGCACATACAAAGTGTCTGACAATGCCAGGTGGAACATGTAGGTGGTCGTTGCATCCCAGGGTCGGAGGCGGAAGATGAAGAGCCATAGGGTTGGAGCGTTAAGGCCCAAGCCCAGCACAAACACAACTGCATAGCTCACAGGCAGCAGGATGAACTTGAAATCCTCATCGAACCAACAGTCCAGCTCCACCTCACTGCTGCCAGGACCTGGGCTGAGGCCTAGGGATCTCAACAGCGAGGACTCTGTACTGGCCATGGCCCCCCTGGAGATGGAAAGGGGAGAAGTGAGGGTGGCAGGATTTCCCTGCCCACCCCCATCCCTGAGCTGGAGcaaaaaaagcagacagcagGGAGAGCAGTGGTTGAAGCACTAGGGAGAGCTGACAGAAGTGCATCTGGGTGCACTCGGGCTAGCCTGGCCCCTACCCAAGCTTCCTTGGTCCAGCTTGAGAAGTGGTGGGCAGCAGGCAGTGctgaggctcaggcaggcagCCCGTGTGTTTGGGTTGTTCTCACTCTGCAGCTCAGTCTGTCCCTAAGAGCCTGGCTGGCTGAAGAGGGTGGAGGCCTCCCAGCACTATCCAAAGTGGGAAGATACCCAGACCCAAAGTGTCTTCTGACTCGTCATCACAGCTGTATCCCTGGAAGAGGAGTGTCTCTCCCTACAGTACCTTCACCTCTCCTAGTGCCCTGGTCACAGTGTCTCCAGATGACATTTACCTATGACACCTTCCCCACTGCCTGCCTACAGCCCAGGAGCCATATTGCCACCCTTGCCCAAGAACGTTGGCACGTCTCCTACCTGGTCCCCTTGAAGCTGAGCTCAGCTGACTCTGTCACCCTTCCCCTTGGCAGCCAGAGGGCATATCCAAGGAGGTggagttggaggtggggcctgttcCTCCTCCCATCTGGGAGATGGAAAGAGTTAGAAAAGCCCTTTACGATGACCTAGTCCAACCCACTCATTGTACAGATTGGGAAACTGGGGCCCAGCAAGATTACTATTTAACAGCTTTGAAATGACTGCAGGAGGGAGAACACCAGGAAACATCCAAGTTTACCGATGAAGAGCCAGGCCCCTGGAGATAGATTACAGGGGGATCATACAAGTCTGTGTAAGTGAGCAGAAACATGGGAAACGAATTTTCACATGGGCAAGT
This region includes:
- the P2RY4 gene encoding P2Y purinoceptor 4 isoform X1, coding for MASTESSLLRSLGLSPGPGSSEVELDCWFDEDFKFILLPVSYAVVFVLGLGLNAPTLWLFIFRLRPWDATTTYMFHLALSDTLYVLSLPTLIYYYAAHNHWPFGTEICKFVRFLFYWNLYCSVLFLTCISVHRYLGICHPLRALRWGRPRLTGLLCLAVWLVVAGCLVPNLFFVTTSTKGTTVLCHDTTRPEEFDHYVHFSSAVMGLLFGMPCLVTLVCYGLMARRLYQPLPGAAQSSSRLRSLRTIAVVLTVFAVCFVPFHITRTVYYLARLLEADCRVLNIVNVVYKVTRPLASANSCLDPVLYMLTGDKYRRQLRQLCAGGKPQPRTAASSLALVSLPEDSSCRTNSQEWYYQTKEHECFYGS
- the P2RY4 gene encoding P2Y purinoceptor 4 isoform X2; translation: MASTESSLLRSLGLSPGPGSSEVELDCWFDEDFKFILLPVSYAVVFVLGLGLNAPTLWLFIFRLRPWDATTTYMFHLALSDTLYVLSLPTLIYYYAAHNHWPFGTEICKFVRFLFYWNLYCSVLFLTCISVHRYLGICHPLRALRWGRPRLTGLLCLAVWLVVAGCLVPNLFFVTTSTKGTTVLCHDTTRPEEFDHYVHFSSAVMGLLFGMPCLVTLVCYGLMARRLYQPLPGAAQSSSRLRSLRTIAVVLTVFAVCFVPFHITRTVYYLARLLEADCRVLNIVNVVYKVTRPLASANSCLDPVLYMLTGDKYRRQLRQLCAGGKPQPRTAASSLALVSLPEDSSCRWAATPQDSSCSTPRADRL